In the Vitis vinifera cultivar Pinot Noir 40024 chromosome 2, ASM3070453v1 genome, one interval contains:
- the LOC109122134 gene encoding uncharacterized protein LOC109122134 produces MCCVNLRFSVPYAINIFKIFQVGILGWDWDPYNIMGDLSWMKVICFLLLLGFSFISIEGPPTPSINPRFAFMPWPLEFQAVSLSSLQPPLHHNLQTLHKSLRVILEQMTPDQKGQNMEIWRQIRLITML; encoded by the exons ATGTGCTGCGTCAATTTAAGGTTCTCTGTTCCGTATGCGATCAACATCTTCAAAATATTCCAGGTAGGAATACTGGGTTGGGATTGGGATCCATACAACATCATGGGAGATCTCAGTTGGATGAAGGTGATTTGTTTTCTCCTCCTCCTTGGGTTTTCCTTCATCTCCATTGAAGGTCCCCCCACTCCTTCAATCAATCCACG GTTTGCCTTCATGCCATGGCCTCTAGAGTTCCAGGCTGTATCTTTATCATCACTGCAACCGCCCCTCCATCACAACTTGCAGACGCTTCACAAGTCATTGAGGGTTATCCTGGAGCAGATGACCCCGGATCAGAAGGGTCAGAACATGGAGATCTGGAGGCAAATCCGGCTGATCACCATGTTGTGA